One Siniperca chuatsi isolate FFG_IHB_CAS linkage group LG3, ASM2008510v1, whole genome shotgun sequence genomic region harbors:
- the si:ch211-214c7.4 gene encoding platelet binding protein GspB isoform X2 — MKPDGVTMETTEPTEAAAVAEPSSSQDNISEQAPSQPEEAANDAAPGAAPKTNDKPVAADPKGKPKAAVKKTTTTAAKVSTAGAVPKRPMGVAAVSSMVKNQTRVPDKKPVGLARNTSVAAATVTNGTKPTTVNGIAKKRPVAETVRPKTTATASRPAGSTAPKPSTSTTTKAGGAAVSKTTRAATGPSTSRPASTTSRTTTATTKPSTTATAKIAASRVTTASSTGRTTAAQPPKTVAAKKDVSRPPSAAVAKKPTTATTSAATKKPEPSKPSATVKLNSASKWSTTAKAADLKVSQAKTQQPAKSTPTKKPVAAVRFPALNKPPLGRTPPASPANKPANSSTSQTKRGTKPTQAVSPFTAAKKTGVTNTTTPAGAAVAAATAATVLAETQTEATVSLPQGSSLAASAPEVVPPPVLAEDTTPEVVPQKTAQNHAAASSPSQSPVRTALPQTSPPQNQLESSAPLLTMQEQTPAPAESTLPPMASPPVLPEEPVNLLTDQTPSTSNALPEAANAISHIVSPTNLNEEDEDEEEREGSQLVSVSEMSGTTQPTEESRPGSAGPVGGSAWRAGGALLSELDSEEVSGSQQGASELSAPGVLEGTESMDDLGDGSLKGAIDMEGASAGSPDFEKVPDIPVNDFDEDEDDDYRVCDMDVGSEREDEPQRPRHDNDVDDEEDEDVEMASEGVTESGLESYGNADEDDFAEDERLDNLNRVAQPPPPPPLLPSAPAAQWDQPNPFADPWAEPLQLQQVLEHVSQSVQVAGVNAASPLVDPWQTDSETPTQTQAWLELGSAPLVPENQEAPHHSSVKDETQSLQAQMYMDKSSLAPMQTLAPAPLSAPGMSLSSTLSSETSTPEELCDYSRDGKLQPQDAQAAELSPQPDLDIHLVRGDREGKEEAEAETLPAAEVLGGPATAPTSNPSSSSVTEDEASDTEGETQLDDSLESPAVSNITFDSQAQAQRCLSTVEEGEDEGGAGDDSTPPSATSLASYGFDTMTTASNSNAQSTGESCIKSPGIFSLEELPEETKEPCLIPQPHTQPCLAEQQYIECGKQEVESAEHVGEEVPSQEEALDALPTPSTLQQPEENPDDIQPPYYSAICEKTENSFAGFTALPHPHRCDRSAYPRTYCDIVKPHSASVTPPKLTCADLPPRSPGQQALSPQLRRLEQHQRQLLELQQRREQQSRPLEEAEQERKTREEEEQRKKKEEAEEEIKRNKEEVERKMQKQAEKDEEKLRKEELKQRRDLELQLQQQQQELKQRQQIMQWQQELQQSNKGQTVLLSPSSGLCTIYEGLEHSDEEEAEGEEEGIKELNSTKEKESRQERDNDDCEKVTSDEDKHQDSSPSTETPPPLADSPQTPGNPSQDGGRSSPCSPESPERPPPLDLDWGKKVDIVQQLINQTLLLNRDGCSSLLLLPGGAGGTLSPLESSLWPSLLPPLTPPSATVTSVSSFSPEATGSSPQGEWTVVELETHH, encoded by the exons ATGAAACCGGATGGGGTTACCATGGAAACCACGGAGCCcactgaagctgcagcagtagcGGAGCCCTCCTCATCGCAGGACAACATATCAGAGCAAGCCCCATCACAACCAGAGGAAGCTGCAAATGATGCAGCACCCGGGGCTGCTCCGAAGACCAATGACAAGCCGGTGGCAGCAGACCCCAAAGGCAAACCAAAAG CTGCAGTCAAGAAAACGACGACAACTGCAGCAAAAGTATCAACAGCGGGGGCTGTACCTAAAAGACCAATGGGTGTAGCAGCAGTTTCCTCCATGGTCAAGAACCAAACTAGAGTGCCTGACAAGAAGCCTGTTGGACTGGCCAGGAACACCTCTGTTGCTGCTGCCACAGTAACAAATGGTACCAAACCAACAACAGTGAATGGCATTGCTAAGAAGAGACCAGTGGCTGAGACTGTTAGACCCAAAACCACAG caACTGCCAGCAGACCAGCGGGGTCCACTGCCCCAAAACCCAGCACTTCGACCACAACAAAAGCTGGTGGTGCTGCTGTTTCAAAGACCACCAG GGCTGCTACAGGTCCCTCAACATCTCGACCTGCATCCACCACATCCAGGACCACCACAGCTACAACCAAGCCCTCCACCACCGCAACTGCCAAAATCGCAGCTTCTAGAGTTACCACAGCATCCTCTACTGGCAGGACCACAGCAGCACAGCCTCCCAAAACTGTTGCTGCTAAGAAAG ATGTCAGTCGTCCACCTTCTGCTGCAGTGGCTAAGAAACCTACAACAGCTACAACATCTGCTGCCACCAAAAAACCTGAACCCTCCAAACCCTCAGCCACCGTAAAGCTCAACTCTGCCTCCAAATGGTCCACAACAGCGAAGGCAGCAGACCTCAAGGTGTCACAGGCCAAAACTCAACAGCCTGCAAAATCTACACCCACAAAGAAACCTGTAGCTGCTGTTCGGTTCCCTGCCCTTAACAAACCGCCCCTTGGTCGAACCCCACCTGCCTCTCCAGCCAACAAACCTGCAAACAGCAGCACCTCTCAGACAAAACGTGGAACCAAACCCACTCAGGCTGTCTCACCTTTCACTGCTGCCAAGAAGACAGGGGTTACAAATACTACCACACCTGCTGGTGCAGCGGTAGCAGCTGCCACAGCAGCGACTGTGCTAGCAGAAACACAAACGGAAGCTACAGTGTCCTTACCACAAGGATCATCCCTTGCTGCCTCTGCACCAGAGGTCGTCCCTCCCCCAGTCTTGGCCGAGGATACCACACCAGAGGTGGTACCGCAAAAGACTGCTCAAAACCATGCAGCTGCTTCCTCTCCTTCACAAAGCCCTGTCAGGACAGCCTTACCACAAACATCTCCACCCCAAAACCAGCTAGAAAGCAGTGCTCCCTTACTAACAATGCAGGAACAGACACCTGCCCCAGCTGAGTCTACATTACCACCAATGGCCTCCCCTCCAGTCCTGCCTGAGGAGCCTGTTAACCTGTTGACAGACCAAACCCCCTCCACATCTAATGCTCTCCCAGAAGCAGCAAATGCCATCTCTCATATCGTTTCTCCCACTAATCTAaatgaggaggatgaagatgaagaggagagggagggaagccAGCTGGTTTCAGTGTCTGAAATGAGTGGAACCACACAGCCCACAGAGGAGTCTCGTCCTGGGTCAGCTGGACCAGTAGGAGGGTCTGCTTGGAGGGCCGGTGGCGCCTTGCTCTCTGAGCTGGACTCTGAGGAGGTAAGCGGCAGCCAGCAGGGCGCGTCTGAATTGAGCGCCCCTGGTGTTCTGGAGGGCACGGAGAGCATGGACGATCTGGGAGACGGCAGTCTCAAAGGAGCCATTGACATGGAGGGAGCCTCAGCAGGTTCACCTGACTTTGAGAAGGTTCCTGACATACCAGttaatgactttgatgaagACGAAGATGACGATTATCGGGTGTGTGACATGGATGTGGGCTCAGAGCGAGAAGATGAACCACAGAGACCCAGGCATGACAATGATgtggatgatgaggaggatgaagatgtAGAGATGGCTAGTGAGGGGGTGACAGAGAGTGGGCTTGAAAGCTATGGCAATGCAGATGAGGATGACTTTGCTGAGGATGAAAGGCTGGACAACTTGAACAGAGTGGCCCAGCCGCCACCGccccctcctctgctgccctctgccCCCGCTGCTCAGTGGGACCAACCAAACCCCTTTGCTGATCCCTGGGCAGAACCTCTTCAGCTGCAACAGGTTCTTGAGCATGTCTCCCAGTCCGTACAAGTGGCTGGAGTGAATGCAGCAAGCCCTTTGGTAGATCCCTGGCAAACAGACTCTGAGACCCCAACTCAGACCCAAGCCTGGCTAGAACTAGGCTCTGCTCCTCTTGTTCCTGAAAACCAAGAAGCTCCCCATCATTCCTCTGTCAAAGATGAGACACAAAGTCTACAGGCCCAAATGTACATGGATAAGTCCAGCCTAGCTCCAATGCAGACCCTCGCCCCAGCTCCCCTCTCTGCCCCAGGAATGTCTCTGTCAAGCACCCTGAGCAGTGAGACCAGCACACCCGAGGAACTCTGTGACTACAGTCGAGACGGGAAGCTCCAGCCTCAAGATGCGCAAGCTGCGGAGCTTTCCCCGCAGCCTGACCTGGACATCCACTTGGTgagaggagacagggagggaaaggaggaggcTGAGGCGGAGACCCTGCCTGCTGCTGAAGTACTGGGAGGCCCTGCAACTGCCCCCACTTCCAacccctcctcatcctcagtAACAGAAGATGAGGCCAGCgacacagagggagaaactCAGTTGGATGATTCCTTGGAGAGTCCAGCGGTCAGCAACATAACCTTTGACAGCCAGGCTCAAGCTCAGCGCTGCCTGTCCACtgtggaagagggagaggacgaGGGTGGTGCAGGTGACGACTCCACCCCACCCTCGGCTACATCGTTGGCATCTTACGGCTTTGACACCATGACCACAGCTTCAAACTCCAACGCCCAGTCCACAGGGGAGAGCTGCATCAAGAGCCCTGGCATCTTCTCCCTGGAGGAGCTGCCTGAGGAGACCAAGGAGCCCTGTCTGATCCCGCAGCCTCACACTCAGCCGTGCCTCGCAGAGCAGCAGTACATCGAATGTGGGAAGCAGGAAGTGGAGTCTGCTGAGCATGTCGGGGAGGAAGTGCCGAGTCAAGAGGAAGCCCTGGATGCTTTGCCAACTCCGAGCACCTTGCAGCAACCGGAAGAAAACCCAGATGACATCCAGCCTCCCTACTATTCTGCTATCTGTGAAAAAACTGAGAACTCTTTTGCAG GCTTCACTGCACTACCGCACCCTCACCGCTGCGATCGCTCAGCATACCCCAGAACCTACTGTGATATCGTCAAACCTCACAGCGCCTCAGTCACCCCGCCGAAGCTGACCTGTGCTGACCTCCCACCCAGGAGCCCCGGGCAGCAGGCGCTGAGCCCCCAGCTCCGCCGGTTGGAGCAACACCAGAGACAGCTCCTGGAGTTGCAACAACGCAGGGAGCAACAGAGCAGGCCGCTGGAGGAGGCggagcaggagaggaagacgagggaggaagaggagcagagaaaaaagaaagaggaagctgaagaagaaataaagaggaataaagaggaggtggagaggaagaTGCAAAAGCAGGCAGAgaaagatgaggaaaaactgAGGAAAGAGGAGCTTAAGCAGAGGAGAGACCTTGAACTgcaactgcagcaacaacaacaggaaCTGAAGCAAAGACAGCAAATCATGCAGTGGCAACAAGAGTTGCAACAGTCTAATAAAGGTCAGACAGTGCTGCTCTCCCCTTCCTCTGGCCTCTGCACCATCTATGAAGGCCTGGAGCAtagtgatgaagaggaggctGAAGGTGAAGAAGAGGGAATAAAGGAGCTCAACTCCACTAAAGAGAAAGAGTCCAGACAAGAGAGAGACAACGACGACTGTGAAAAGGTGACATCAGATGAAGACAAACATCAAGACTCTTCACCGTCCACCGAgacccctcctcctctcgcaGACTCCCCTCAGACACCCGGCAACCCCTCCCAGGATGGAGGCAGATCCTCCCCTTGCTCTCCTGAGTCTCCAGAGCGGCCTCCACCCCTGGACCTTGACTGGGGGAAGAAAGTGGACATAGTCCAGCAGCTGATCAATCAGACCCTGCTGCTGAACAGAGATGGCTGCtcctccctgctgctgctgccagggGGCGCAGGAGGCACACTGAGCCCCCTGGAGAGCAGCCTGTGGCCCAGCCTGCTGCCTCCACTCACCCCTCCCTCTGCCACCGTCACCTCTGTCAGTAGTTTCTCCCCAGAAGCCACTGGGAGCTCCCCACAGGGAGAGTGGACAGTGGTAGAGCTGGAGACACATCACTGA
- the si:ch211-214c7.4 gene encoding streptococcal hemagglutinin isoform X1, whose protein sequence is MKPDGVTMETTEPTEAAAVAEPSSSQDNISEQAPSQPEEAANDAAPGAAPKTNDKPVAADPKGKPKGFATKTQPTAKFAGASGSNSRPGTASHRTVNNVKSSNNVFAAAVKKTTTTAAKVSTAGAVPKRPMGVAAVSSMVKNQTRVPDKKPVGLARNTSVAAATVTNGTKPTTVNGIAKKRPVAETVRPKTTATASRPAGSTAPKPSTSTTTKAGGAAVSKTTRAATGPSTSRPASTTSRTTTATTKPSTTATAKIAASRVTTASSTGRTTAAQPPKTVAAKKDVSRPPSAAVAKKPTTATTSAATKKPEPSKPSATVKLNSASKWSTTAKAADLKVSQAKTQQPAKSTPTKKPVAAVRFPALNKPPLGRTPPASPANKPANSSTSQTKRGTKPTQAVSPFTAAKKTGVTNTTTPAGAAVAAATAATVLAETQTEATVSLPQGSSLAASAPEVVPPPVLAEDTTPEVVPQKTAQNHAAASSPSQSPVRTALPQTSPPQNQLESSAPLLTMQEQTPAPAESTLPPMASPPVLPEEPVNLLTDQTPSTSNALPEAANAISHIVSPTNLNEEDEDEEEREGSQLVSVSEMSGTTQPTEESRPGSAGPVGGSAWRAGGALLSELDSEEVSGSQQGASELSAPGVLEGTESMDDLGDGSLKGAIDMEGASAGSPDFEKVPDIPVNDFDEDEDDDYRVCDMDVGSEREDEPQRPRHDNDVDDEEDEDVEMASEGVTESGLESYGNADEDDFAEDERLDNLNRVAQPPPPPPLLPSAPAAQWDQPNPFADPWAEPLQLQQVLEHVSQSVQVAGVNAASPLVDPWQTDSETPTQTQAWLELGSAPLVPENQEAPHHSSVKDETQSLQAQMYMDKSSLAPMQTLAPAPLSAPGMSLSSTLSSETSTPEELCDYSRDGKLQPQDAQAAELSPQPDLDIHLVRGDREGKEEAEAETLPAAEVLGGPATAPTSNPSSSSVTEDEASDTEGETQLDDSLESPAVSNITFDSQAQAQRCLSTVEEGEDEGGAGDDSTPPSATSLASYGFDTMTTASNSNAQSTGESCIKSPGIFSLEELPEETKEPCLIPQPHTQPCLAEQQYIECGKQEVESAEHVGEEVPSQEEALDALPTPSTLQQPEENPDDIQPPYYSAICEKTENSFAGFTALPHPHRCDRSAYPRTYCDIVKPHSASVTPPKLTCADLPPRSPGQQALSPQLRRLEQHQRQLLELQQRREQQSRPLEEAEQERKTREEEEQRKKKEEAEEEIKRNKEEVERKMQKQAEKDEEKLRKEELKQRRDLELQLQQQQQELKQRQQIMQWQQELQQSNKGQTVLLSPSSGLCTIYEGLEHSDEEEAEGEEEGIKELNSTKEKESRQERDNDDCEKVTSDEDKHQDSSPSTETPPPLADSPQTPGNPSQDGGRSSPCSPESPERPPPLDLDWGKKVDIVQQLINQTLLLNRDGCSSLLLLPGGAGGTLSPLESSLWPSLLPPLTPPSATVTSVSSFSPEATGSSPQGEWTVVELETHH, encoded by the exons ATGAAACCGGATGGGGTTACCATGGAAACCACGGAGCCcactgaagctgcagcagtagcGGAGCCCTCCTCATCGCAGGACAACATATCAGAGCAAGCCCCATCACAACCAGAGGAAGCTGCAAATGATGCAGCACCCGGGGCTGCTCCGAAGACCAATGACAAGCCGGTGGCAGCAGACCCCAAAGGCAAACCAAAAGGTTTTGCAACTAAAACACAGCCCACCGCCAAATTTGCTGGGGCCTCGGGATCCAACTCACGGCCAGGTACTGCCTCTCACCGCACGGTGAATAATGTCAAATCCTCTAACAATGTTTTTGCAGCTGCAGTCAAGAAAACGACGACAACTGCAGCAAAAGTATCAACAGCGGGGGCTGTACCTAAAAGACCAATGGGTGTAGCAGCAGTTTCCTCCATGGTCAAGAACCAAACTAGAGTGCCTGACAAGAAGCCTGTTGGACTGGCCAGGAACACCTCTGTTGCTGCTGCCACAGTAACAAATGGTACCAAACCAACAACAGTGAATGGCATTGCTAAGAAGAGACCAGTGGCTGAGACTGTTAGACCCAAAACCACAG caACTGCCAGCAGACCAGCGGGGTCCACTGCCCCAAAACCCAGCACTTCGACCACAACAAAAGCTGGTGGTGCTGCTGTTTCAAAGACCACCAG GGCTGCTACAGGTCCCTCAACATCTCGACCTGCATCCACCACATCCAGGACCACCACAGCTACAACCAAGCCCTCCACCACCGCAACTGCCAAAATCGCAGCTTCTAGAGTTACCACAGCATCCTCTACTGGCAGGACCACAGCAGCACAGCCTCCCAAAACTGTTGCTGCTAAGAAAG ATGTCAGTCGTCCACCTTCTGCTGCAGTGGCTAAGAAACCTACAACAGCTACAACATCTGCTGCCACCAAAAAACCTGAACCCTCCAAACCCTCAGCCACCGTAAAGCTCAACTCTGCCTCCAAATGGTCCACAACAGCGAAGGCAGCAGACCTCAAGGTGTCACAGGCCAAAACTCAACAGCCTGCAAAATCTACACCCACAAAGAAACCTGTAGCTGCTGTTCGGTTCCCTGCCCTTAACAAACCGCCCCTTGGTCGAACCCCACCTGCCTCTCCAGCCAACAAACCTGCAAACAGCAGCACCTCTCAGACAAAACGTGGAACCAAACCCACTCAGGCTGTCTCACCTTTCACTGCTGCCAAGAAGACAGGGGTTACAAATACTACCACACCTGCTGGTGCAGCGGTAGCAGCTGCCACAGCAGCGACTGTGCTAGCAGAAACACAAACGGAAGCTACAGTGTCCTTACCACAAGGATCATCCCTTGCTGCCTCTGCACCAGAGGTCGTCCCTCCCCCAGTCTTGGCCGAGGATACCACACCAGAGGTGGTACCGCAAAAGACTGCTCAAAACCATGCAGCTGCTTCCTCTCCTTCACAAAGCCCTGTCAGGACAGCCTTACCACAAACATCTCCACCCCAAAACCAGCTAGAAAGCAGTGCTCCCTTACTAACAATGCAGGAACAGACACCTGCCCCAGCTGAGTCTACATTACCACCAATGGCCTCCCCTCCAGTCCTGCCTGAGGAGCCTGTTAACCTGTTGACAGACCAAACCCCCTCCACATCTAATGCTCTCCCAGAAGCAGCAAATGCCATCTCTCATATCGTTTCTCCCACTAATCTAaatgaggaggatgaagatgaagaggagagggagggaagccAGCTGGTTTCAGTGTCTGAAATGAGTGGAACCACACAGCCCACAGAGGAGTCTCGTCCTGGGTCAGCTGGACCAGTAGGAGGGTCTGCTTGGAGGGCCGGTGGCGCCTTGCTCTCTGAGCTGGACTCTGAGGAGGTAAGCGGCAGCCAGCAGGGCGCGTCTGAATTGAGCGCCCCTGGTGTTCTGGAGGGCACGGAGAGCATGGACGATCTGGGAGACGGCAGTCTCAAAGGAGCCATTGACATGGAGGGAGCCTCAGCAGGTTCACCTGACTTTGAGAAGGTTCCTGACATACCAGttaatgactttgatgaagACGAAGATGACGATTATCGGGTGTGTGACATGGATGTGGGCTCAGAGCGAGAAGATGAACCACAGAGACCCAGGCATGACAATGATgtggatgatgaggaggatgaagatgtAGAGATGGCTAGTGAGGGGGTGACAGAGAGTGGGCTTGAAAGCTATGGCAATGCAGATGAGGATGACTTTGCTGAGGATGAAAGGCTGGACAACTTGAACAGAGTGGCCCAGCCGCCACCGccccctcctctgctgccctctgccCCCGCTGCTCAGTGGGACCAACCAAACCCCTTTGCTGATCCCTGGGCAGAACCTCTTCAGCTGCAACAGGTTCTTGAGCATGTCTCCCAGTCCGTACAAGTGGCTGGAGTGAATGCAGCAAGCCCTTTGGTAGATCCCTGGCAAACAGACTCTGAGACCCCAACTCAGACCCAAGCCTGGCTAGAACTAGGCTCTGCTCCTCTTGTTCCTGAAAACCAAGAAGCTCCCCATCATTCCTCTGTCAAAGATGAGACACAAAGTCTACAGGCCCAAATGTACATGGATAAGTCCAGCCTAGCTCCAATGCAGACCCTCGCCCCAGCTCCCCTCTCTGCCCCAGGAATGTCTCTGTCAAGCACCCTGAGCAGTGAGACCAGCACACCCGAGGAACTCTGTGACTACAGTCGAGACGGGAAGCTCCAGCCTCAAGATGCGCAAGCTGCGGAGCTTTCCCCGCAGCCTGACCTGGACATCCACTTGGTgagaggagacagggagggaaaggaggaggcTGAGGCGGAGACCCTGCCTGCTGCTGAAGTACTGGGAGGCCCTGCAACTGCCCCCACTTCCAacccctcctcatcctcagtAACAGAAGATGAGGCCAGCgacacagagggagaaactCAGTTGGATGATTCCTTGGAGAGTCCAGCGGTCAGCAACATAACCTTTGACAGCCAGGCTCAAGCTCAGCGCTGCCTGTCCACtgtggaagagggagaggacgaGGGTGGTGCAGGTGACGACTCCACCCCACCCTCGGCTACATCGTTGGCATCTTACGGCTTTGACACCATGACCACAGCTTCAAACTCCAACGCCCAGTCCACAGGGGAGAGCTGCATCAAGAGCCCTGGCATCTTCTCCCTGGAGGAGCTGCCTGAGGAGACCAAGGAGCCCTGTCTGATCCCGCAGCCTCACACTCAGCCGTGCCTCGCAGAGCAGCAGTACATCGAATGTGGGAAGCAGGAAGTGGAGTCTGCTGAGCATGTCGGGGAGGAAGTGCCGAGTCAAGAGGAAGCCCTGGATGCTTTGCCAACTCCGAGCACCTTGCAGCAACCGGAAGAAAACCCAGATGACATCCAGCCTCCCTACTATTCTGCTATCTGTGAAAAAACTGAGAACTCTTTTGCAG GCTTCACTGCACTACCGCACCCTCACCGCTGCGATCGCTCAGCATACCCCAGAACCTACTGTGATATCGTCAAACCTCACAGCGCCTCAGTCACCCCGCCGAAGCTGACCTGTGCTGACCTCCCACCCAGGAGCCCCGGGCAGCAGGCGCTGAGCCCCCAGCTCCGCCGGTTGGAGCAACACCAGAGACAGCTCCTGGAGTTGCAACAACGCAGGGAGCAACAGAGCAGGCCGCTGGAGGAGGCggagcaggagaggaagacgagggaggaagaggagcagagaaaaaagaaagaggaagctgaagaagaaataaagaggaataaagaggaggtggagaggaagaTGCAAAAGCAGGCAGAgaaagatgaggaaaaactgAGGAAAGAGGAGCTTAAGCAGAGGAGAGACCTTGAACTgcaactgcagcaacaacaacaggaaCTGAAGCAAAGACAGCAAATCATGCAGTGGCAACAAGAGTTGCAACAGTCTAATAAAGGTCAGACAGTGCTGCTCTCCCCTTCCTCTGGCCTCTGCACCATCTATGAAGGCCTGGAGCAtagtgatgaagaggaggctGAAGGTGAAGAAGAGGGAATAAAGGAGCTCAACTCCACTAAAGAGAAAGAGTCCAGACAAGAGAGAGACAACGACGACTGTGAAAAGGTGACATCAGATGAAGACAAACATCAAGACTCTTCACCGTCCACCGAgacccctcctcctctcgcaGACTCCCCTCAGACACCCGGCAACCCCTCCCAGGATGGAGGCAGATCCTCCCCTTGCTCTCCTGAGTCTCCAGAGCGGCCTCCACCCCTGGACCTTGACTGGGGGAAGAAAGTGGACATAGTCCAGCAGCTGATCAATCAGACCCTGCTGCTGAACAGAGATGGCTGCtcctccctgctgctgctgccagggGGCGCAGGAGGCACACTGAGCCCCCTGGAGAGCAGCCTGTGGCCCAGCCTGCTGCCTCCACTCACCCCTCCCTCTGCCACCGTCACCTCTGTCAGTAGTTTCTCCCCAGAAGCCACTGGGAGCTCCCCACAGGGAGAGTGGACAGTGGTAGAGCTGGAGACACATCACTGA